One Campylobacter sputorum subsp. sputorum DNA segment encodes these proteins:
- a CDS encoding M16 family metallopeptidase has product MIRFFMFVMLSFSLVFSSELENDNSVIVGKLENGLTYYIKQNKTPQNSALIYLNVAAGSINEKENEQGLAHFVEHMVFNGTKDFDKNSLISELEKLGVKFGADLNAATSFDNTFYKLEINSSKQNLQSGFKVLENMAHYALFNEDELQKEKGIIIEEDRMRKDSSERIFKQSMPYIYKDSIYLNRLPIGKMDIVKSATPEIMREFYTRNYQPKLMSLIVVGDFDVDEVKKLISENFSDIKNTKEIPNVDKSMGFWDKFVVFNSHDSEVTNESIRVYFEGKANVIKDKNSYKEYIIKRYFTKLFSQMSSNLAQKGLITNDIYFYDYNLFDQKSLNVFTQRVVSNDYIGGVKNIFSLINKVKKDGFDKSYFEAAKSDFLSLNEMKFKKSQTQSSKEYLMDILNFVQNGDIFLSPKDDYEITKELLNDITLDEINAKFKGMVEKNGVMVEFLTKDKFNFDEKNIKAIREIKPMKVDFSVNLPNSLDVGELKSVKFVDKKIDKSGVIKYSFENGINVYYKPNEKQKNKMTYIFSSKGGFSNLESVKFPAMSVDISNGSGVGKYSDFEINVITKGQMFSLNKFINETSRGYKGESSKDDFENMLKMLVLDIKSPKLSDEFAKRFKIKSLDALNKNSSNPMYNFLKKYNQKYYNNNEKKSFLNADDINKFDINNGREFIKFNYSNPYNFNLIVSGDMSESKFEELINKYIGSMDTKTSVANIKDDGIRAVKNGFFEDFSSNDERSLVQIKFTNNDIKFSPQKDIIFDAASSILSNILRENIREKDSEVYSISAAYDLNKLPYARSIGIINYSSSPNNAKLIVEKSKDIIKKYQKEFVDEVYLQNYKKSAIISLQKNMDKSSFLINHINQAVINDEQILSYDDMAKIINSVTLQDIKTALNELFDTNKMFVGIFSPKK; this is encoded by the coding sequence ATGATTAGATTTTTTATGTTTGTAATGCTTTCTTTTAGTTTGGTTTTTTCTAGTGAGCTAGAAAATGATAATTCTGTGATAGTTGGTAAGCTTGAAAATGGTCTTACTTACTATATAAAACAGAACAAAACTCCGCAAAATTCAGCTCTTATTTATCTAAATGTCGCAGCAGGATCTATAAATGAAAAAGAAAACGAGCAAGGTCTCGCACACTTTGTAGAACATATGGTGTTTAATGGAACAAAGGATTTTGATAAAAATAGTCTTATAAGTGAGCTTGAGAAACTTGGTGTTAAATTTGGTGCAGATTTAAATGCTGCAACAAGTTTTGATAATACCTTTTATAAGTTAGAGATAAATTCATCAAAACAAAATTTACAAAGCGGTTTTAAAGTGCTAGAAAATATGGCTCATTATGCACTTTTTAACGAAGATGAACTTCAAAAAGAAAAAGGCATCATTATAGAAGAAGATAGAATGAGAAAAGATAGCTCTGAGCGTATTTTCAAACAAAGTATGCCTTATATTTATAAAGATAGCATATATTTAAACAGGCTTCCTATAGGAAAAATGGATATTGTAAAAAGTGCAACTCCTGAAATTATGCGAGAGTTTTATACTAGAAATTACCAGCCAAAGCTTATGAGTTTGATAGTAGTTGGGGATTTTGATGTTGATGAGGTAAAAAAACTTATAAGTGAAAATTTTTCAGATATTAAAAATACTAAAGAAATTCCAAATGTAGATAAAAGTATGGGTTTTTGGGATAAATTTGTAGTTTTTAACTCACATGATAGTGAGGTTACAAATGAGAGTATAAGAGTGTATTTTGAAGGGAAAGCAAATGTAATAAAAGATAAAAATAGCTATAAAGAGTATATTATAAAAAGGTATTTTACAAAGCTTTTTTCACAAATGAGTTCAAATTTAGCACAAAAAGGCTTGATAACAAACGATATTTATTTTTATGATTATAATCTTTTTGATCAAAAATCACTAAATGTTTTTACTCAAAGAGTTGTTTCAAATGATTATATAGGTGGAGTAAAAAATATATTTTCTTTGATAAATAAAGTTAAAAAAGATGGTTTTGATAAATCGTATTTTGAAGCGGCAAAGAGTGATTTTTTATCATTAAATGAGATGAAATTTAAAAAGAGTCAAACTCAAAGCTCAAAAGAGTATTTGATGGATATACTAAATTTCGTTCAAAATGGTGATATTTTTCTCTCTCCAAAAGATGATTACGAGATAACAAAAGAGCTTTTAAATGATATTACGCTAGATGAAATAAATGCCAAATTTAAAGGTATGGTTGAAAAAAATGGTGTTATGGTTGAGTTTTTAACAAAAGATAAGTTTAATTTTGATGAGAAAAATATAAAAGCCATTAGAGAAATAAAACCCATGAAAGTTGATTTTTCTGTAAATTTACCAAATTCTTTGGATGTTGGCGAGTTAAAAAGTGTTAAATTTGTAGATAAAAAGATTGATAAAAGCGGCGTTATAAAATATAGTTTTGAAAATGGCATAAATGTTTATTATAAGCCAAATGAGAAGCAAAAAAACAAAATGACATATATTTTTAGCTCAAAAGGTGGTTTTAGCAACCTTGAGAGTGTTAAATTTCCTGCAATGAGCGTAGATATATCAAATGGAAGCGGCGTCGGTAAATACAGCGATTTTGAGATAAATGTTATAACAAAAGGACAAATGTTTAGTTTGAATAAATTTATAAATGAAACTTCAAGAGGATACAAGGGGGAGAGCTCTAAAGATGATTTTGAAAATATGTTAAAAATGCTTGTTTTGGATATAAAATCGCCAAAACTTAGTGATGAGTTTGCTAAAAGATTTAAAATAAAATCATTAGATGCATTAAATAAAAATAGCTCCAATCCAATGTATAATTTTTTAAAAAAATACAATCAAAAATACTATAACAACAACGAAAAAAAGAGCTTTTTGAATGCAGATGATATAAATAAATTTGATATAAATAATGGTAGAGAATTTATTAAATTTAACTACTCAAATCCTTATAATTTTAACTTAATAGTAAGTGGCGATATGAGTGAGAGTAAATTTGAAGAGCTAATAAACAAATATATCGGATCAATGGATACAAAAACAAGTGTTGCAAATATTAAAGATGATGGGATAAGAGCTGTAAAAAATGGCTTTTTTGAAGATTTTTCATCTAATGATGAAAGAAGTTTGGTTCAAATTAAATTTACAAACAACGATATCAAATTTAGCCCACAAAAAGATATCATTTTTGATGCAGCTTCAAGTATATTAAGCAATATTTTAAGAGAAAATATAAGAGAAAAGGATAGCGAGGTTTACTCCATCAGTGCAGCTTATGATTTAAATAAACTGCCATATGCTAGATCTATTGGCATTATAAACTACTCTTCATCGCCAAATAATGCTAAACTTATAGTTGAAAAATCTAAAGATATTATAAAAAAATATCAAAAAGAGTTTGTTGATGAAGTGTATTTGCAAAATTATAAAAAATCAGCCATTATATCACTTCAAAAAAATATGGACAAATCTTCATTTTTAATAAACCATATAAATCAAGCGGTTATAAATGATGAACAAATTTTAAGCTACGATGATATGGCTAAAATCATAAACTCGGTAACTTTGCAAGATATCAAAACTGCATTAAATGAGCTTTTTGATACAAATAAAATGTTTGTTGGTATATTTTCTCCCAAAAAGTAG
- a CDS encoding DNA-methyltransferase, giving the protein MLQKDNVICGDCIEILKTIPSNYVDLIFADPPYFMQTDGELLRNNGEVFSGVDDEWDKFNDFEHYDEFCTSWLKECKRVLKKNGSIWVIGSFQNIYRLGYIMQNLGFWILNDVIWSKTNPVPNFRGTRFCNSHETLLWCSKSKNSTYTFNYKTMKHLNNDKQEKSVWDIGLCIGNERLKGIDGKKLHSTQKPEKLLEKIILSSSKPGDIILDPFFGTGTTGVIAKKFDRHYIGIEKDEIYVKASKNRISNVKKEINDISLGKLEVKPPRVSLKELLKVGFLKENEKFYNKNREFICTLFGDKVNDKSEILSIHKMAAKHLNRSNCNGWSYFYILENEKLVSIDELRYKYEREFRC; this is encoded by the coding sequence TTGTTACAAAAAGATAATGTAATTTGTGGAGATTGTATTGAAATTTTAAAAACAATACCTTCAAATTATGTGGATTTGATATTTGCTGATCCGCCGTATTTTATGCAAACAGATGGCGAGCTTTTACGAAATAATGGAGAAGTATTTAGTGGTGTAGATGATGAATGGGATAAATTTAATGATTTTGAGCACTATGATGAGTTTTGTACTAGTTGGCTAAAAGAGTGTAAAAGGGTATTAAAGAAAAATGGCTCTATATGGGTTATTGGCTCGTTTCAAAATATTTATAGATTGGGATATATAATGCAAAATTTGGGATTTTGGATTTTAAACGATGTTATTTGGTCAAAAACAAATCCTGTGCCAAATTTTCGAGGGACTAGATTTTGCAATTCTCATGAAACTTTGCTGTGGTGTTCAAAAAGTAAAAACTCAACTTATACTTTTAACTATAAAACAATGAAGCATTTAAACAACGATAAACAAGAAAAAAGCGTTTGGGATATAGGTCTTTGCATTGGCAATGAAAGATTAAAGGGTATTGATGGTAAAAAGCTTCACTCAACACAAAAACCAGAAAAATTACTAGAAAAAATAATACTATCAAGCTCAAAACCAGGTGATATAATTTTAGATCCATTTTTTGGGACAGGGACTACTGGTGTAATTGCTAAAAAATTTGATAGACATTATATTGGGATTGAGAAAGATGAAATTTATGTAAAAGCTTCAAAAAATAGAATCTCAAATGTAAAAAAAGAGATTAATGATATAAGTCTTGGAAAACTAGAAGTAAAACCGCCTCGTGTTAGTTTAAAAGAACTTCTAAAAGTTGGCTTTTTGAAGGAAAATGAAAAATTTTATAATAAAAATCGTGAATTTATTTGCACTTTGTTTGGAGATAAAGTTAATGATAAAAGTGAAATTTTAAGTATACATAAAATGGCAGCAAAACATTTAAATAGAAGCAATTGTAATGGTTGGTCTTATTTTTACATTTTAGAAAATGAAAAGTTAGTAAGTATTGATGAATTAAGATATAAGTATGAAAGGGAATTTAGATGTTAA
- a CDS encoding EAL domain-containing protein yields MELNNKNKELEQKLYVDSLTGLSNKTAIYRDLKDMQMPKIIVIDIDDFKIMNDYFGKTVCDELLKELSKILKDFSKQYNLKLYRLTGDQFALLEDLPFDIEKYENIAQDLIAKLKGKIFNITTSKNTLDYSVELHITMGLALESENTLAKAFTALKMAKNLNKDYVCYFKQIDQIIDFKTSISKSYIINKAIYNNEVMPYFQPIFDKNKNIIKYESLVRIVNDTEGIISPAVFLEISKKTKRYAEIEMILIDKTFQTLKKHPNTIISLNISKTDMIDGVISSFIIEKLSEYDIGNRVVFEILEDENIENIVRIENFIKRVKRMGAKIAIDDFGSGYSNFAYLLKLMPDYLKIDGSIIKDIDKDRNSYVITRAIVAFAKDLKIKTIAEFVKSKEVFDICVDLDIDEFQGYYLGEPKKDLIS; encoded by the coding sequence ATAGAGCTAAATAATAAAAACAAAGAATTAGAACAAAAACTTTATGTAGATTCCCTAACCGGTCTTTCAAATAAAACAGCTATATATAGGGACCTAAAAGATATGCAAATGCCAAAAATTATAGTTATAGATATTGATGATTTTAAGATAATGAATGATTATTTTGGAAAAACGGTATGCGATGAACTTTTAAAAGAGTTATCAAAAATTCTAAAAGATTTTTCAAAACAATACAACCTAAAACTATATAGACTTACAGGCGATCAGTTTGCGCTTTTAGAAGATTTGCCATTTGACATAGAAAAATATGAAAATATTGCACAAGATTTGATTGCAAAACTAAAAGGCAAAATTTTTAATATAACCACTTCTAAAAATACCCTAGATTATTCAGTAGAGCTACATATAACCATGGGACTAGCTCTTGAGTCTGAAAATACATTAGCCAAAGCATTTACAGCTTTAAAAATGGCAAAAAATCTTAACAAAGACTATGTTTGCTACTTTAAGCAAATAGATCAAATAATAGATTTTAAAACAAGTATTTCAAAATCATATATAATAAATAAAGCCATATATAATAATGAAGTAATGCCATATTTTCAACCAATTTTCGATAAAAACAAAAATATTATAAAATATGAATCTTTAGTAAGAATTGTTAATGATACAGAGGGCATCATAAGTCCTGCTGTTTTTTTAGAAATTTCCAAAAAAACAAAAAGATATGCTGAGATAGAAATGATACTTATAGATAAAACATTTCAAACTCTCAAAAAACATCCAAATACAATAATATCTTTAAACATATCAAAAACAGATATGATAGATGGAGTTATAAGTTCTTTTATAATAGAAAAACTTAGCGAATATGACATAGGAAATAGAGTTGTTTTTGAAATACTAGAAGATGAAAATATAGAAAATATAGTAAGAATTGAAAATTTTATTAAAAGAGTAAAAAGAATGGGTGCTAAAATAGCAATAGATGACTTTGGAAGCGGATATAGCAATTTTGCTTATTTGTTAAAATTAATGCCAGATTATTTAAAAATAGATGGTTCAATAATAAAAGATATAGATAAAGATAGAAACTCATATGTCATAACAAGAGCAATTGTTGCATTTGCGAAAGATTTAAAAATAAAAACAATAGCAGAGTTTGTGAAATCAAAAGAGGTTTTTGATATATGTGTGGATCTTGACATAGATGAATTTCAAGGCTACTATTTAGGTGAGCCCAAAAAAGATTTAATATCTTGA
- a CDS encoding endonuclease MutS2 has protein sequence MNEEIFKTLDLQNYIEHFNSFLSRPKPLFLQGDSKLNYEKILILSNSEFNAPPNVTNLDDALLRLTKQATLHISEIYEFAKIIGYFEYLKKLKFEPKLDEWLQKIEIPQNLKDLPDKFDKNGEFKDELDERFANLKEAYKIKKEQINSELKKLIYSKSLTPYLVDTQIHYINDSETLLLRGGFNHAIKGSVVGRSSGGFFYIFPTNISKLKNEQSEILDKKEEIIYEHCVKISSILHKNYLFLKFINQTFDTFDALSARAMMAKSYDLSFVLPDSSKDIILSEFAHPALKNPKRVSVEFCGKVLLITGVNAGGKSMLLKSIITASLLAKYLLPMSINSDKSKIGTFKNFDTIIEDPQNVKNDISTFAGRMLKFSKLFSQKSILIGVDEIELGTDFEEAASLYSVMINKLMQNDMKMVITTHHKRLAMLLSKNSDVELVAALYDEEKRSPKFEFLKGVIGKSYAFETALRYGISQNLVSEAKKAYGEDKENLNLAISQAINTQNELKEKIIQNEIKSQKLDRLISNLKDQQEKNDEILQNKINKLEIEYFKAINEAKKTINLKDTKDKQRSINRANDLKKAIELPKQSKSEHKFSIGDRVKYNNIKGEIISINKNEVTILSDGIKLRVSLNSIKPSGNQAKMQQPKLNLNIQKPKNASMILDLHGLRAEVALQKVDKFISDSLLVGFDEVVIKHGIGTGKLAYAVKEFLKDHPSVKEFFDAPPNLGGFGAKIVRL, from the coding sequence ATGAATGAAGAAATTTTCAAAACACTGGATTTGCAAAATTACATTGAACATTTTAACTCATTTTTATCAAGACCAAAGCCACTTTTTTTACAAGGCGATAGTAAGCTTAATTACGAAAAGATACTAATCTTATCAAATAGCGAATTTAACGCACCTCCAAATGTAACAAATTTAGATGATGCTCTTTTAAGACTTACCAAACAAGCCACGCTTCATATAAGCGAAATTTATGAATTTGCAAAGATAATAGGATATTTTGAGTATCTAAAAAAACTCAAATTTGAACCAAAGCTTGATGAATGGCTACAAAAGATAGAAATACCTCAAAATTTAAAAGATTTGCCAGATAAATTTGATAAAAATGGCGAGTTTAAAGATGAATTAGATGAGAGATTTGCCAATCTAAAAGAAGCTTATAAAATCAAAAAAGAGCAGATAAACAGCGAACTTAAAAAACTAATTTACTCAAAAAGTTTAACGCCGTATCTTGTTGATACGCAAATTCACTACATAAATGATAGCGAAACACTTCTTTTAAGAGGTGGATTTAATCACGCTATTAAAGGTAGTGTTGTAGGAAGAAGTAGCGGCGGATTTTTTTATATTTTTCCAACAAATATAAGCAAGTTAAAAAACGAACAAAGCGAAATACTAGATAAAAAAGAAGAGATAATTTACGAACATTGTGTCAAAATTAGTTCTATTTTGCATAAAAATTATCTGTTTTTGAAATTTATAAATCAAACTTTCGATACTTTTGATGCTCTTAGCGCAAGAGCAATGATGGCAAAAAGCTATGATTTGAGCTTTGTTTTACCAGATAGCTCCAAAGATATTATTTTAAGCGAATTTGCACACCCTGCCCTAAAAAATCCAAAGCGAGTAAGCGTTGAGTTTTGCGGTAAAGTGCTACTAATCACAGGAGTAAATGCGGGCGGAAAAAGTATGCTCTTAAAATCCATTATAACAGCAAGCTTGCTTGCAAAATATCTTCTTCCTATGAGTATAAATAGTGATAAATCAAAAATAGGCACATTTAAAAACTTTGATACAATCATCGAAGATCCACAAAATGTCAAAAATGATATATCTACATTTGCAGGCAGAATGCTTAAATTTTCTAAACTTTTTTCTCAAAAATCCATCCTCATAGGGGTTGATGAAATAGAGCTTGGAACAGATTTTGAAGAAGCCGCAAGTCTTTATAGCGTAATGATAAACAAACTTATGCAAAATGATATGAAAATGGTAATTACAACGCACCATAAACGCTTAGCAATGTTACTTAGTAAAAATAGCGATGTAGAGCTAGTTGCAGCACTATATGATGAAGAAAAACGCTCACCTAAATTTGAGTTTTTAAAAGGCGTTATAGGTAAAAGTTATGCATTTGAAACTGCGCTTCGCTACGGCATAAGTCAAAACTTAGTAAGTGAGGCTAAAAAAGCTTATGGCGAAGATAAGGAAAATTTAAATTTAGCCATTTCTCAAGCTATAAATACACAAAATGAACTTAAAGAAAAAATCATACAAAATGAGATAAAATCGCAAAAACTAGACAGACTTATATCAAATTTAAAAGACCAGCAAGAGAAAAATGATGAAATTTTACAAAATAAAATAAATAAACTTGAAATTGAGTATTTTAAAGCTATAAATGAAGCCAAAAAAACTATAAATTTAAAAGATACAAAAGATAAACAAAGAAGCATAAACAGAGCAAATGATCTAAAAAAAGCCATAGAGCTTCCAAAGCAGAGCAAAAGCGAACATAAATTTAGCATTGGAGATAGGGTAAAATATAACAATATCAAAGGCGAAATAATATCCATAAACAAAAATGAAGTTACTATTTTAAGCGATGGCATAAAATTAAGAGTTTCGCTAAATTCCATAAAACCAAGCGGAAATCAAGCCAAAATGCAACAACCAAAGCTAAATTTAAACATACAAAAGCCAAAAAATGCAAGTATGATACTTGATTTACACGGACTTAGAGCTGAAGTTGCTTTACAAAAAGTTGATAAGTTTATTTCAGATAGTTTGCTTGTTGGTTTTGATGAAGTTGTTATAAAACACGGCATAGGCACTGGAAAACTAGCTTATGCTGTAAAAGAATTTTTAAAAGATCATCCAAGCGTAAAAGAGTTTTTTGATGCACCGCCAAATTTAGGTGGTTTTGGAGCAAAAATAGTAAGATTATAA
- a CDS encoding HinfI family type II restriction enzyme codes for MLNLDDILLSSIKKLIKNSTSDKKFKVIINKHKNKLHFIPFEYRVLGGILQSMNIQFGNFIEELMCGLVKNSGYEILTKYSGKKSNNFKISNKIDNLIDTYITNAQTKTNFDILKEFRTLQYQILNDKSIETINLRHDIDLLFKDKNNKIYYLEIKYNDDHDTGKFMDINRKFIKTYAYLVRELNQDIKPILFYFNNKKMKGNIYLDENLSIYRGKRFFDEFLNFDYEDLKNKLENVSSSKENIEIFNNLYKNIMKLNKNNLNI; via the coding sequence ATGTTAAATTTGGATGATATTTTATTAAGTTCTATAAAAAAATTAATAAAAAATTCAACTAGTGACAAAAAATTTAAAGTTATCATAAATAAACATAAAAATAAGCTTCATTTTATACCTTTTGAGTATAGAGTTTTGGGTGGAATATTACAAAGTATGAATATTCAATTTGGAAATTTTATAGAAGAGTTAATGTGTGGTCTTGTAAAAAATAGTGGTTATGAAATTTTAACAAAATATAGTGGTAAAAAAAGTAATAATTTTAAAATCTCAAATAAAATAGACAATTTGATTGATACTTACATCACAAACGCACAGACTAAAACTAATTTTGATATTTTAAAAGAATTTCGGACTTTACAATATCAAATTTTAAATGATAAAAGTATTGAAACTATTAATTTAAGACACGATATTGATTTGCTTTTTAAAGATAAAAATAACAAAATTTACTATCTTGAAATTAAATATAATGACGATCACGATACTGGTAAATTTATGGATATAAATAGAAAATTTATAAAAACTTATGCTTATTTAGTAAGAGAATTAAACCAAGATATAAAGCCAATTTTATTTTATTTTAACAATAAAAAGATGAAAGGAAATATCTATTTGGATGAGAATTTGAGTATTTATAGAGGTAAGAGATTTTTTGATGAATTTTTAAATTTTGATTATGAAGATTTAAAAAACAAATTGGAAAATGTCTCTAGCAGTAAAGAAAATATTGAAATTTTTAATAATTTATATAAAAATATAATGAAATTAAACAAAAATAATTTAAATATTTAG
- the murC gene encoding UDP-N-acetylmuramate--L-alanine ligase, with product MQKVHFIGIGGIGISAIARFLKEKNFIISGSDIKETQTIIDLRNEGIRVITPHSADIIQDQDMVVYSAAIKPENTELIAAKEKGIKCLSRKEILPFILNDKRVFSVAGAHGKSTTSSMLASLVDGSVIIGAISKQFGSNMKYFESENVIFEADESDSSFLNSNPYLAVVTNAEPEHMEHYDYDLDKFYAAYTGFLQRAKVRVINAEDEFLSTLKMDCIKLYPSKDITDSKMVLRNYEPYMSFNLKNLGTFEVFGIGEHIAIDASLAILAANCEVGLESIRENLAKYKGIKKRFDILKASKDFILIDDYGHHPTEIKATLKSAKEYANMLGISQITVIWQPHRFTRLKANLQSFKTCFEGVDDIVILPVYSGGEADNGINLKKEFKELRPNFAKRVFNEDGAITFNDEFDVKHRMDEGLVIGFGAGDITYQLRGEI from the coding sequence ATGCAAAAAGTTCATTTTATAGGCATAGGCGGTATCGGAATTTCTGCAATTGCTAGATTTTTAAAAGAAAAAAATTTTATAATAAGCGGTTCAGATATTAAAGAAACACAAACTATAATAGATTTAAGAAACGAAGGAATTCGCGTTATAACGCCCCATAGTGCTGATATCATACAAGATCAAGATATGGTAGTTTATTCAGCTGCTATAAAACCTGAAAATACAGAACTAATCGCAGCCAAAGAAAAAGGCATAAAATGTCTATCAAGAAAAGAGATATTACCATTTATACTAAATGATAAAAGAGTTTTTTCGGTTGCTGGAGCACACGGCAAAAGCACAACTTCTTCAATGCTTGCAAGTTTAGTTGATGGCTCTGTTATAATTGGTGCTATATCAAAGCAATTTGGCTCAAATATGAAATATTTTGAAAGCGAAAATGTCATTTTTGAAGCAGATGAAAGCGATAGTAGTTTTTTAAACTCAAACCCGTATTTAGCAGTTGTAACAAATGCTGAGCCTGAGCATATGGAGCATTACGATTATGATTTGGATAAATTTTACGCAGCTTATACTGGTTTTTTACAAAGAGCAAAAGTTAGAGTGATAAATGCTGAAGATGAGTTTTTATCTACGCTAAAAATGGACTGCATAAAACTATATCCAAGTAAAGATATAACGGATTCAAAAATGGTTTTAAGAAATTACGAACCATACATGAGTTTTAATCTTAAAAATTTAGGCACATTTGAAGTTTTTGGCATAGGGGAACATATCGCTATAGATGCTTCCCTTGCCATACTTGCAGCAAACTGCGAAGTTGGGCTTGAGAGCATAAGAGAAAATTTAGCCAAATACAAAGGCATAAAAAAGCGTTTTGATATACTAAAAGCCAGTAAAGACTTTATTTTAATAGATGATTATGGTCATCATCCAACTGAGATAAAAGCAACTCTAAAAAGTGCAAAAGAGTATGCTAATATGCTTGGAATTTCTCAAATAACCGTTATTTGGCAGCCGCATAGATTTACAAGATTAAAAGCAAATTTACAAAGCTTTAAAACATGCTTTGAAGGAGTGGATGATATCGTGATACTTCCTGTTTATTCAGGCGGAGAAGCCGATAATGGAATAAATTTAAAAAAAGAATTTAAAGAATTAAGACCAAATTTTGCAAAAAGAGTTTTTAATGAAGATGGAGCTATAACTTTTAATGATGAATTTGATGTAAAACACCGAATGGATGAAGGCTTGGTAATAGGCTTTGGAGCTGGTGATATAACTTACCAATTAAGAGGAGAAATATGA
- a CDS encoding NAD(P)/FAD-dependent oxidoreductase, with the protein MFFKKFDSYKSINNCEITLINTNSYHYHSALLHKVASGECDSRAIYNLKDVIDEKINLVVDSVVDIKKDKVVTKNGEYKFDYLVIALGYSIEDFGIQGVKKLPSLSSYEEALEIKKDIYQKLDNYKFTNDKKDLSFIICGAGLSGVELAGSLLNELKKYAKKINVDENELNICIVEALPYILPIYDEKLRDMAKRKLERMGVKVYLNSKILSVSNDSIVVENLGEIKANTIIWTAGTRGNDLIKNLDFKQIRTRIEVDEFLNPIGFEKNVYAIGDSSAFILKNSKPHIQSAQISLKMGKYVAKSIQAKLNGEKDIEKFSFKSLGSVCSIGDDYALGEVLGFKVSGYFGHIMKILIERKWDFILDNLRGFFKNI; encoded by the coding sequence ATCTTTTTTAAAAAATTTGACAGCTATAAAAGTATTAACAATTGCGAAATAACACTAATAAATACAAATTCATATCATTATCATAGTGCACTTTTGCATAAGGTTGCAAGTGGAGAATGTGATAGTAGGGCGATTTATAATCTAAAAGATGTGATAGACGAAAAGATAAATTTGGTTGTAGATAGTGTAGTTGATATCAAAAAAGATAAAGTTGTAACAAAAAATGGCGAGTATAAGTTTGATTATCTAGTTATAGCACTTGGTTACAGTATAGAAGATTTTGGTATCCAAGGCGTAAAAAAACTTCCCTCTTTAAGTAGCTATGAAGAGGCTTTGGAGATAAAAAAAGATATATATCAAAAACTTGATAATTATAAATTTACAAACGATAAAAAAGATTTAAGTTTTATAATTTGTGGCGCTGGATTAAGCGGCGTTGAGCTTGCTGGTTCTTTGTTAAATGAGCTTAAAAAATATGCAAAAAAAATAAATGTAGATGAAAATGAGCTTAATATATGCATTGTTGAAGCACTTCCTTACATACTGCCAATTTATGATGAAAAACTTAGGGATATGGCAAAAAGAAAACTTGAGCGTATGGGTGTAAAAGTGTATTTAAACTCAAAAATACTATCTGTTTCAAATGATAGCATAGTTGTAGAAAATTTAGGAGAAATTAAAGCAAATACGATTATTTGGACTGCTGGAACTAGGGGAAATGATTTGATTAAAAATTTGGATTTCAAGCAGATTAGAACAAGAATAGAAGTAGATGAGTTTCTTAATCCTATAGGTTTTGAAAAAAATGTTTATGCTATAGGCGATAGTTCTGCTTTTATTTTAAAAAACTCTAAACCTCATATACAAAGTGCACAAATAAGCCTTAAAATGGGGAAATATGTAGCTAAAAGTATCCAAGCTAAATTAAATGGAGAAAAAGATATTGAGAAATTTAGTTTTAAATCTCTTGGAAGTGTTTGTTCTATAGGAGATGATTATGCACTTGGAGAGGTTTTGGGCTTTAAAGTAAGTGGGTATTTTGGTCATATAATGAAAATTTTAATAGAGCGAAAATGGGATTTTATACTGGATAATCTAAGAGGATTTTTCAAAAATATCTAA